Proteins found in one Pseudomonas mosselii genomic segment:
- the mrcB gene encoding penicillin-binding protein 1B, whose product MTRTRNSRTPKKRPTGRARAWLGWALKLSLVGLVVIAGFAVYLDATVQEKFSGKRWTIPAKVYARPLELFVGQKLSKNDFLTELDALGYRREGVANGPGAASVNGNNVDLNTRGFQFYEGMEPAQFVRVRFSGDYVAGLSGANGGKLDVVRLEPLMIGGIYPKNLEDRILIKIDQVPPYLVETLIATEDRDFYSHFGVSPKSIARAVWVNTSSGAMRQGGSTLTQQLVKNFFLTNERSLSRKLTEAMMSLLLELHYDKREILEAYLNEVFIGQDGQRAVHGFGLASQFFFSQPLQELKLHQIALLVGMVKGPSYYNPRRYPERALQRRNLVLDLLAEQGVATQEVVDAAKKMPLGVTKRGSLADSSFPAFLDLVKRQLRQDYRDEDLTEEGLRIFTSFDPILQMKAETAMSETFKRLAGRKGADEVESAMVVTNPETGEVQALIGSRQSGFAGFNRAIDAVRPIGSLVKPAVYLTALEQPSKFTLTSWVQDEPFSVKGADGQVWRPQNYDRRPHGTIYLYQGLANSYNLSTAKLGLEVGVPNVIKTIGRLGVQVDWPAFPSMLLGAGGMSPMQVATMYQTIANGGFNTPMRGIRSVLTAEGEPLKRYPFQIQQTFDPGSIYLVQNAMQRVMREGTGRSVYSVLPSSLTLAGKTGTSNDSRDSWFSGFSQDLLAVVWLGRDDNGKTPFTGATGALQVWTSFMKKADPLPLDMPQPDNVVQAWIDPYSGQGSDGSCPGAVQMPYIRGSEPPAGATCGGEQNPAEEVMDWVKGWMN is encoded by the coding sequence ATGACACGTACCCGAAATTCCCGCACCCCTAAAAAACGCCCGACCGGCCGCGCCCGCGCCTGGCTGGGCTGGGCACTCAAGCTCAGCCTGGTTGGCCTGGTGGTGATCGCCGGCTTCGCGGTCTACCTCGATGCCACCGTCCAGGAGAAGTTCTCCGGCAAGCGCTGGACCATCCCGGCCAAGGTGTATGCCCGGCCGCTGGAGCTGTTCGTCGGCCAGAAGCTGAGCAAGAACGACTTCCTCACCGAACTCGATGCCCTGGGCTACCGCCGCGAAGGCGTGGCCAATGGCCCGGGCGCAGCGTCGGTCAACGGCAACAACGTCGACCTCAACACCCGTGGCTTCCAGTTCTATGAAGGTATGGAGCCAGCGCAGTTCGTGCGTGTGCGCTTTTCCGGCGACTATGTCGCGGGCTTGAGCGGCGCCAATGGCGGCAAGCTCGACGTGGTACGCCTGGAGCCGCTGATGATCGGCGGCATCTACCCGAAGAACCTTGAAGACCGCATCCTGATCAAGATCGACCAGGTGCCGCCGTACCTGGTGGAAACCCTGATCGCCACCGAAGACCGCGATTTCTACAGCCACTTCGGCGTGTCACCCAAGTCCATTGCCCGGGCGGTGTGGGTCAACACCTCCTCCGGCGCCATGCGCCAGGGCGGCAGTACCCTGACCCAGCAGTTGGTGAAGAACTTCTTCCTGACCAACGAGCGTAGCCTCAGCCGCAAGCTGACCGAGGCGATGATGTCGCTGCTTCTGGAACTGCACTATGACAAGCGCGAGATCCTCGAGGCCTACCTGAACGAAGTGTTCATCGGCCAGGACGGCCAGCGCGCGGTGCACGGCTTCGGTCTGGCCAGCCAGTTCTTCTTCAGCCAGCCGCTGCAGGAGCTCAAGCTGCACCAGATCGCCCTGCTGGTGGGCATGGTCAAGGGCCCGTCCTACTACAACCCGCGCCGCTACCCCGAGCGCGCCCTGCAACGGCGCAACCTGGTGCTCGACCTGCTCGCCGAGCAGGGCGTGGCCACGCAGGAGGTGGTCGACGCGGCGAAGAAGATGCCGCTGGGCGTGACCAAGCGCGGCAGCCTGGCCGACAGCTCGTTCCCGGCCTTCCTCGACCTGGTCAAGCGTCAGCTGCGCCAGGACTACCGCGATGAAGACCTGACCGAAGAAGGCCTGCGCATTTTCACCAGTTTCGACCCGATCCTGCAGATGAAGGCCGAGACCGCCATGAGCGAGACCTTCAAGCGCCTTGCCGGGCGCAAGGGCGCCGACGAAGTGGAATCGGCCATGGTCGTCACCAACCCCGAGACCGGTGAAGTGCAGGCATTGATCGGCAGCCGCCAGTCGGGCTTTGCCGGTTTCAACCGCGCCATCGACGCCGTGCGGCCGATCGGCTCGCTGGTCAAGCCGGCGGTCTACCTGACCGCGCTGGAGCAACCGAGCAAGTTCACCCTGACCAGCTGGGTGCAGGACGAGCCGTTCTCGGTCAAGGGCGCCGACGGCCAGGTGTGGCGTCCGCAGAACTACGATCGCCGCCCTCACGGCACCATCTACCTGTACCAGGGCCTGGCCAATTCCTACAACCTGTCGACCGCCAAGCTCGGCCTTGAAGTCGGCGTGCCCAACGTGATCAAGACCATCGGTCGGCTTGGCGTGCAGGTCGACTGGCCGGCGTTCCCATCGATGCTGCTGGGCGCCGGCGGCATGTCGCCGATGCAGGTGGCGACCATGTACCAGACCATCGCCAACGGTGGCTTCAACACGCCGATGCGCGGTATCCGCAGCGTGCTCACCGCCGAAGGCGAGCCGCTCAAGCGCTACCCGTTCCAGATCCAGCAGACCTTCGATCCGGGTTCGATCTACCTGGTGCAGAACGCCATGCAGCGGGTGATGCGCGAAGGCACCGGTCGCTCGGTCTACAGCGTGCTGCCGAGCTCGCTGACCCTGGCGGGCAAGACCGGTACCAGCAACGACTCGCGCGACAGCTGGTTCTCCGGCTTCAGCCAGGACCTGCTGGCGGTGGTCTGGCTGGGCCGCGACGACAACGGCAAGACGCCGTTCACCGGTGCCACCGGCGCGCTGCAGGTGTGGACCAGCTTCATGAAGAAGGCCGACCCGCTGCCGCTGGACATGCCGCAGCCGGACAACGTGGTGCAGGCCTGGATCGATCCATACAGCGGCCAGGGTTCCGACGGCAGCTGTCCGGGAGCGGTGCAGATGCCGTATATTCGTGGCAGTGAACCACCCGCTGGCGCCACCTGTGGTGGCGAGCAGAACCCGGCCGAAGAGGTGATGGACTGGGTCAAGGGCTGGATGAATTGA
- a CDS encoding tetratricopeptide repeat protein encodes MNKWWIPAVAAVTVLHGCASVPRGNIPVVDSSTRVSNSERVSANRTSAYPTSGGSSQAQSLPEDSGVTVMIPQGTGGAPIQSFPAGTGPAPISTGPITPGPVSSGPITTNPNPIADEPFDIASMSNPAPVTSAPTGIPRGNTSGGGLSADEQLDGPVLALLTTAQQQQGSGDFNGAASSLERAQRIAPREPQVLFRLAQVRLSQGDAAQSEQLARRALTYANGRPDLQAQLWNTIAQAREKQGDSAGAALARQKARVNL; translated from the coding sequence GTGAACAAGTGGTGGATTCCTGCCGTGGCGGCAGTGACCGTGCTGCACGGCTGTGCCAGCGTCCCGCGTGGCAACATTCCGGTGGTCGATTCGAGCACCCGGGTCTCCAACAGCGAGCGCGTCTCGGCCAACCGCACGTCGGCCTATCCGACCAGCGGTGGCAGCAGCCAGGCCCAGTCATTGCCGGAAGACTCCGGCGTCACCGTGATGATCCCGCAAGGGACCGGCGGCGCGCCGATCCAGTCGTTCCCGGCAGGCACCGGGCCGGCGCCGATCAGCACCGGCCCGATCACCCCGGGCCCGGTCAGCAGCGGCCCGATCACGACCAACCCCAACCCGATCGCCGACGAACCGTTCGATATCGCCTCGATGAGCAATCCGGCGCCGGTGACCAGTGCCCCGACCGGTATCCCGCGTGGCAACACGTCCGGCGGCGGCCTGTCCGCCGACGAACAGCTCGACGGCCCGGTGCTGGCGCTGCTGACCACCGCCCAGCAGCAGCAGGGCAGTGGCGACTTCAACGGCGCCGCGTCGAGCCTGGAGCGTGCCCAGCGCATCGCCCCGCGTGAGCCGCAGGTGCTGTTCCGCCTGGCTCAGGTGCGCCTGTCCCAGGGCGATGCGGCGCAGTCCGAGCAACTGGCACGCCGTGCGCTGACCTACGCCAACGGTCGCCCAGACCTGCAGGCCCAGCTGTGGAACACCATCGCCCAGGCCCGCGAGAAGCAAGGTGACAGCGCAGGTGCCGCCCTGGCGCGGCAGAAGGCGCGGGTCAACCTGTGA
- a CDS encoding YqcC family protein, translating to MMEQRILDIADHLLLIERELKVQGWWSDATPSAEALASVVPFAVDSMAFEQWLQWIFLPRMKLILEHGHPLPNASGILVMAETVFVGRPEQSRELRRLLAAFDHLISPSA from the coding sequence GTGATGGAGCAGCGCATCCTCGATATCGCCGACCACTTGCTGCTGATCGAGCGCGAGCTCAAGGTCCAAGGTTGGTGGAGTGATGCCACGCCTAGCGCCGAGGCGCTGGCCAGCGTGGTGCCGTTCGCCGTCGACAGCATGGCCTTCGAGCAGTGGCTGCAGTGGATCTTCCTGCCGCGGATGAAACTGATTCTCGAGCACGGTCACCCGCTGCCCAATGCCTCGGGCATCCTGGTCATGGCCGAGACGGTGTTTGTCGGTCGTCCGGAACAAAGCCGCGAGCTACGGCGCCTGTTGGCAGCATTCGACCATTTGATCAGCCCCTCCGCCTGA
- a CDS encoding acetolactate synthase 3 large subunit translates to MELLSGAEMVVRFLRDEGVKHIYGYPGGALLHVYDALFKEPEVQHILVRHEQAATHMADGYARATGKAGVVLVTSGPGATNAITGIATAYMDSIPMVILSGQVPSTMVGTDAFQETDMIGISRPIVKHSFMIKHASEIPEVLKKAFYLAQSGRPGPVVVDIPKDMTNPAEKFEYIYPKKVKLRSYSPAVRGHSGQIRKAAEMLLAAKRPIVYSGGGVILGGGSEALTEIAKSLNLPVTNTLMGLGGFPGTDRQFLGMLGMHGSYTANMAMHHADVIFAVGARFDDRVVNGPAKFCPNAKIIHIDIDPASISKMIKADVPIVGPVESVLSEMLTILKEIGEQPDKAALDAWWKQIDEWRGDGALFPYDKGDGNLIKPQQVIETLCEVTKGDAFVTSDVGQHQMFAAQYYRFNKPNRWINSGGLGTMGFGFPAAMGIKLNFPDQDVACVTGEGSIQMNIQELSTCMQYGLPVKIVNLNNGVLGMVRQWQDMAYNGRHSHSYVESLPDFVKLAEAYGHVGIRITSLKDLKPKLEEAFAMKDRLVFIDIAVDRTEHVYPMQIKDGSMRDMWLSKTERT, encoded by the coding sequence GTGGAGCTTTTATCTGGCGCTGAGATGGTCGTCCGCTTCTTGCGTGACGAAGGCGTTAAGCACATCTACGGGTACCCTGGCGGTGCTCTCCTTCATGTTTACGATGCCCTGTTCAAGGAACCGGAAGTCCAGCACATCCTGGTCCGTCACGAGCAGGCTGCCACCCATATGGCGGACGGTTACGCCCGTGCCACCGGCAAGGCCGGCGTGGTCCTGGTGACTTCCGGTCCGGGCGCGACCAATGCCATTACCGGCATTGCCACCGCCTACATGGATTCCATTCCGATGGTCATCCTGTCTGGCCAGGTGCCCAGCACCATGGTCGGCACCGACGCGTTCCAGGAAACCGACATGATCGGTATCTCCCGGCCGATCGTGAAGCACAGCTTCATGATCAAGCACGCCTCGGAAATCCCCGAAGTCCTGAAAAAAGCCTTCTATCTTGCGCAGTCCGGCCGTCCCGGCCCGGTGGTGGTCGATATTCCAAAAGATATGACCAACCCGGCCGAGAAGTTCGAGTACATCTACCCGAAAAAGGTCAAGTTGCGTTCGTATAGCCCGGCTGTTCGTGGTCACTCCGGGCAGATCCGCAAGGCGGCCGAGATGCTCCTGGCGGCCAAGCGCCCGATCGTCTACTCCGGTGGTGGCGTGATCCTCGGCGGCGGCTCCGAAGCCCTCACCGAAATCGCCAAGTCGCTGAACCTGCCGGTCACCAACACCTTGATGGGCCTCGGCGGCTTCCCGGGCACCGATCGCCAGTTCCTCGGCATGCTCGGCATGCACGGCAGCTACACCGCCAACATGGCCATGCACCACGCCGACGTGATCTTCGCCGTCGGCGCGCGGTTCGACGACCGCGTGGTCAACGGCCCGGCCAAGTTCTGCCCGAACGCCAAGATCATCCACATCGACATCGACCCGGCGTCGATCTCCAAGATGATCAAGGCCGATGTGCCGATCGTCGGCCCGGTCGAGAGCGTGTTGAGCGAGATGCTCACCATCCTCAAGGAGATCGGCGAGCAACCCGACAAGGCGGCGCTGGATGCCTGGTGGAAGCAGATCGACGAATGGCGCGGCGACGGTGCACTGTTCCCCTACGACAAGGGCGACGGCAACCTCATCAAGCCGCAGCAGGTGATCGAGACCCTGTGCGAAGTGACAAAAGGCGATGCCTTCGTCACCTCCGACGTGGGCCAGCACCAGATGTTCGCGGCCCAGTACTATCGCTTCAACAAACCCAACCGCTGGATCAACTCCGGTGGCCTGGGCACCATGGGCTTCGGTTTCCCGGCGGCCATGGGCATCAAGCTCAACTTCCCTGACCAGGACGTGGCCTGCGTCACCGGTGAAGGCAGCATCCAGATGAACATCCAGGAACTGTCCACCTGCATGCAGTACGGCCTGCCGGTGAAGATCGTGAACTTGAACAACGGTGTGCTGGGCATGGTCCGCCAATGGCAGGACATGGCCTACAACGGTCGCCACTCGCACTCCTACGTCGAGTCGCTGCCGGACTTCGTCAAGCTGGCCGAGGCCTATGGCCATGTGGGCATCCGCATCACCAGCCTGAAAGACCTCAAGCCGAAACTGGAAGAGGCTTTCGCGATGAAGGACCGCCTGGTGTTCATCGACATCGCGGTCGACCGGACCGAGCACGTCTATCCGATGCAGATCAAGGACGGCTCGATGCGTGACATGTGGCTGAGCAAGACGGAGCGTACCTGA
- the ilvN gene encoding acetolactate synthase small subunit, giving the protein MRHIISLLLENEPGALSRVVGLFSQRNYNIESLTVAPTEDPTLSRLTLTTVGHDEVIEQITKNLNKLVEVVKLVDLSESAHIERELMLVKVKATGAQRAEIKRTTDIFRGQIVDVTASVYTVQLSGTSDKLDSFIQAIGTASILETVRSGVTGIARGDKVLSI; this is encoded by the coding sequence ATGCGGCACATCATCTCCCTGCTGCTGGAAAACGAACCCGGTGCCTTGTCTCGCGTGGTCGGTCTGTTCTCCCAGCGCAACTACAACATTGAAAGCCTGACCGTGGCACCGACCGAAGACCCGACTCTGTCGCGTCTGACGCTGACCACCGTTGGCCATGACGAGGTGATCGAGCAGATCACCAAGAACCTGAACAAGCTGGTCGAAGTGGTCAAGCTTGTGGACCTGTCGGAAAGCGCCCACATCGAGCGCGAACTGATGCTGGTCAAGGTCAAGGCCACCGGTGCCCAGCGCGCCGAAATCAAGCGCACCACGGATATCTTCCGTGGCCAGATCGTCGACGTGACCGCCAGCGTGTACACCGTGCAGCTGAGCGGCACCAGCGACAAGCTGGACAGCTTCATCCAGGCCATCGGCACCGCATCGATTCTCGAAACCGTGCGCAGTGGCGTCACCGGCATTGCCCGTGGCGACAAAGTGCTCAGCATCTAA
- the ilvC gene encoding ketol-acid reductoisomerase, whose translation MKVFYDKDCDLSIIQGKKVAIIGYGSQGHAQACNLKDSGVDVTVGLRKGSATVAKAEAHGLKVADVATAVAAADLVMILTPDEFQGQLYKNEIEPNIKKGATLAFSHGFSIHYNQVVPRADLDVIMIAPKAPGHTVRSEFVKGGGIPDLIAVYQDASGNAKNVALSYAAGVGGGRTGIIETTFKDETETDLFGEQAVLCGGTVELVKAGFETLVEAGYAPEMAYFECLHELKLIVDLMYEGGIANMNYSISNNAEYGEYVTGPEVINEESRKAMRNALKRIQDGEYAKMFISEGATNYPSMTAKRRNNAAHGIEIIGEQLRSMMPWISANKIVDKTKN comes from the coding sequence ATGAAAGTTTTCTACGACAAAGACTGCGACCTTTCCATCATCCAGGGCAAGAAAGTCGCCATCATCGGTTACGGTTCGCAAGGTCACGCCCAGGCGTGCAACCTGAAGGACTCCGGTGTGGACGTTACCGTCGGTCTGCGTAAAGGGTCGGCCACCGTTGCCAAGGCAGAAGCCCACGGCCTGAAAGTGGCTGACGTGGCTACCGCCGTCGCCGCTGCCGACCTGGTCATGATCCTCACCCCGGACGAATTCCAGGGCCAGCTGTACAAGAACGAGATCGAGCCGAACATCAAGAAGGGCGCCACCCTGGCCTTCTCCCACGGCTTCTCGATCCACTACAACCAGGTCGTTCCGCGTGCCGACCTCGACGTGATCATGATCGCGCCGAAGGCCCCGGGCCACACCGTGCGCTCCGAGTTCGTCAAGGGCGGCGGCATCCCTGACCTGATCGCTGTCTACCAGGACGCCTCGGGCAACGCCAAGAACGTCGCCCTGTCCTACGCCGCTGGCGTCGGTGGCGGCCGTACCGGCATCATCGAAACCACCTTCAAGGACGAGACCGAAACCGACCTGTTCGGTGAGCAGGCCGTTCTGTGCGGCGGTACCGTGGAACTGGTCAAGGCCGGTTTCGAGACCCTGGTCGAAGCGGGCTACGCCCCGGAAATGGCCTACTTCGAGTGCCTGCACGAGCTGAAGCTGATCGTCGACCTCATGTACGAAGGCGGTATCGCCAACATGAACTACTCGATCTCCAACAACGCCGAGTACGGTGAGTACGTCACCGGCCCAGAAGTCATCAACGAAGAATCCCGCAAGGCCATGCGCAATGCCCTCAAGCGCATCCAGGACGGCGAGTACGCGAAGATGTTCATCAGCGAAGGCGCCACCAACTATCCTTCGATGACCGCCAAGCGTCGCAACAACGCCGCCCACGGCATCGAAATCATCGGCGAGCAACTGCGTTCGATGATGCCTTGGATCTCGGCCAACAAGATCGTCGACAAGACCAAGAACTGA
- the pssA gene encoding CDP-diacylglycerol--serine O-phosphatidyltransferase, translating into MSERPEEPNKPSDAESLLPVDEHVEEGHDAEGRKVRHRGIYLLPNLFTTANLFAGFYSIISSMSAQSALSAGDPREASKYFAFAAIAIFVAMVLDGLDGRVARMTNTQSAFGAEYDSLSDMVAFGVAPALLAFGWALGDMGKVGWMVAFIYVAGAALRLARFNTQVGTADKRYFIGLASPAAAGVVAGTVWAFSDYGIQGSKLSFLVALLVAAAGMLMVSNIKYNSFKELDLKGRVPFVAILAVVLVFAVVFSDPPRILLLIFLAYAASGPIQFLLRARRRKS; encoded by the coding sequence ATGAGCGAACGTCCCGAAGAGCCGAACAAGCCCTCCGACGCCGAAAGCCTGCTACCTGTCGATGAGCACGTTGAAGAAGGTCACGACGCCGAAGGGCGCAAGGTGCGTCACCGCGGTATCTATCTGCTGCCCAACCTGTTCACCACCGCGAACCTGTTCGCCGGCTTCTATTCCATCATCAGCTCGATGAGCGCGCAGAGCGCCCTGAGCGCGGGTGATCCACGGGAGGCGAGCAAGTATTTCGCCTTCGCCGCCATCGCGATCTTCGTCGCCATGGTCCTCGACGGCCTCGATGGCCGCGTGGCCCGCATGACCAATACGCAAAGTGCCTTCGGCGCCGAGTACGACTCGCTGTCGGACATGGTCGCCTTCGGCGTGGCCCCGGCGTTGCTGGCGTTCGGCTGGGCCCTGGGGGACATGGGCAAGGTCGGCTGGATGGTCGCCTTCATCTATGTGGCCGGCGCCGCGCTGCGCCTGGCGCGTTTCAACACCCAGGTCGGCACCGCCGACAAGCGCTACTTCATCGGCCTGGCCAGCCCGGCGGCGGCCGGCGTGGTGGCTGGTACCGTCTGGGCGTTCAGCGACTACGGCATCCAGGGCTCCAAGCTGTCGTTCCTGGTGGCGCTGCTGGTGGCGGCCGCGGGCATGCTGATGGTCAGCAACATCAAGTACAACAGCTTCAAGGAACTCGACCTCAAGGGGCGCGTGCCCTTCGTCGCCATCCTCGCCGTGGTGCTGGTGTTCGCCGTGGTGTTCAGCGATCCGCCGCGCATCCTGCTGCTGATCTTCCTTGCCTATGCTGCATCGGGGCCGATCCAGTTCCTGTTGCGGGCGCGCCGTCGTAAATCCTGA
- the msrP gene encoding protein-methionine-sulfoxide reductase catalytic subunit MsrP, which translates to MLIKLPRPSDCKASEITPESIYFSRRTLLGAGLAGVALGALPRLGAAAEVSRYADVEGGAAPGWFSDKLVSTRWQAVTVSGEAITPFKDATHYNNFYEFGPDKGDPAANAGGLKTEPWSLVVDGEVAKPGRYALEDFIKPYQLEERIYRLRCVEAWSMVIPWLGFPLAQVLKQVEPTSKARYIRFETLEDPKSMPGQRSGFALINWPYVEGLRLDEAMNPLAILAVGMYGRELPNQNGAPLRLVVPWKYGFKSIKSIVRISLVAEQPQTTWQGLAPDEYGFYANVNPTVDHPRWTQARERRLPSGLFSPNVRDTLMFNGYADEVASLYTGLDLRKNY; encoded by the coding sequence ATGCTCATCAAGCTTCCCCGACCATCCGACTGCAAAGCCTCGGAGATCACCCCCGAATCCATCTACTTCTCCCGTCGCACCTTGCTAGGCGCAGGCCTGGCGGGCGTGGCCCTGGGCGCGTTGCCGCGGTTGGGCGCGGCTGCCGAGGTGTCCCGCTATGCCGATGTCGAGGGCGGTGCCGCCCCCGGCTGGTTCAGCGACAAGCTGGTCAGCACCCGCTGGCAGGCGGTCACCGTCAGTGGCGAAGCGATCACGCCGTTCAAGGACGCCACCCACTACAACAACTTCTATGAGTTCGGCCCCGACAAGGGCGATCCGGCGGCCAATGCCGGCGGTCTGAAGACCGAACCCTGGAGCCTGGTGGTCGATGGTGAGGTGGCCAAGCCCGGGCGCTATGCGCTGGAGGACTTCATCAAGCCTTACCAGCTCGAGGAGCGGATCTACCGCCTGCGCTGCGTGGAGGCCTGGTCGATGGTGATTCCCTGGTTGGGCTTCCCCTTGGCGCAGGTGCTCAAACAGGTCGAGCCTACCTCGAAGGCGCGCTACATCCGTTTCGAAACCCTGGAAGACCCCAAGAGCATGCCCGGCCAGCGTTCCGGCTTCGCCCTGATCAACTGGCCGTATGTGGAGGGCTTGCGCCTGGATGAGGCGATGAACCCGTTGGCGATTCTGGCGGTGGGCATGTATGGCCGCGAGCTGCCCAACCAGAACGGCGCGCCGCTGCGCCTGGTGGTGCCATGGAAGTACGGATTCAAGAGCATCAAGTCGATCGTGCGCATCAGCCTGGTGGCGGAGCAGCCGCAGACCACCTGGCAGGGGCTGGCGCCGGACGAATACGGCTTCTATGCCAACGTCAACCCGACGGTCGACCACCCGCGCTGGACCCAGGCGCGGGAGCGCCGCTTGCCCAGCGGGCTGTTCAGTCCCAATGTGCGCGATACGCTGATGTTCAACGGCTATGCCGATGAAGTGGCGTCGCTCTATACCGGTCTCGACCTGCGGAAGAACTACTGA
- the msrQ gene encoding protein-methionine-sulfoxide reductase heme-binding subunit MsrQ → MRYPWFRLAIFVVGCLFPLWWFYEAAMGLLGPDPGKIMMDRLGLGALVFLLITLGMTPLQRLTGWSGWIVVRRQLGLWCFAYIVLHMTAYMVFILGLDWGQFGVELRKRPYIIVGALGFLGLLALAVTSNRYSQRRLGARWKKLHRLVYVILGLGLLHFLWIVRSDLKEWAVYAAIGVLLLVLRIPPVWRRVPRLMGRGRAA, encoded by the coding sequence ATGCGCTATCCCTGGTTTCGCCTGGCGATCTTCGTCGTGGGGTGCCTGTTTCCACTGTGGTGGTTCTATGAAGCTGCCATGGGGCTGCTTGGGCCGGATCCTGGGAAGATCATGATGGACCGACTTGGTTTGGGGGCGTTGGTGTTTTTGCTTATCACCCTGGGCATGACGCCGCTGCAGCGGCTGACGGGGTGGTCGGGGTGGATTGTGGTGCGGCGCCAGCTGGGGCTGTGGTGCTTTGCTTATATAGTCCTGCACATGACGGCGTACATGGTGTTCATCCTGGGGCTGGATTGGGGGCAGTTCGGCGTCGAGCTGCGCAAGCGGCCCTACATCATTGTTGGCGCCTTGGGTTTCCTTGGCCTGCTGGCGCTTGCGGTTACCTCCAACCGTTACAGCCAGCGGCGCCTGGGGGCGCGGTGGAAAAAGCTGCACAGGCTGGTCTATGTGATTCTCGGGCTGGGGCTGTTGCACTTCCTGTGGATCGTGCGCTCGGACCTGAAGGAATGGGCGGTGTATGCCGCTATCGGAGTCTTGCTGCTGGTGCTGCGCA